CTTTTCTTTGGCAAGTACTGGGTCTGTAACCGTATTTATAAAATAACCAAGTTTATCTGCTTCTGCCCAAATCATTTTTTCGAGAGCGTCTTTTGGCACTGTTTGAAAATAGTTTGTGCGGTCACGACTTGTAGATCCATTTGCTCCAGATCCACCTATACGCGCGCTCATTGCATCAAGCCCACCTTTTCCAAGGTTTTCAGATTCTAAAAACAATAAGTGCTCAAATAAGTGAGCAAAGCCTGTACGTCCTTCTATCTCTCTTGCAGATCCTACGTGCGCAGTAAGTGCTACTGCGACTACTGGATCTGAGTCGTCTTGATGTAAGATTACGGTAAGTCCATTATCTAGCGTAAACTTTTCAAATGGAACGTTGAATTGTGGGGTTTCCGCTTTCGCGAAAGCGGTATCCTCTTTTTCACAACTTGTAGCAACTAAAAGTCCGAGAACAAGCGCAACATAAAAAAATGATTTCATAATTAAGATATATTAAGTCTATATCTCAAAGCTAAACCAAAAATGGATTGTCTGTTACAATTATGGGTAGAAATGACCCCAATCTGACCACACACCATTTACTTTATTACGGTAGCCATATTTATTAGGTTCATAGCTACGCTCCTCATAGATAAGCTCATCTTGTGCGTTGAATCGGTACTTGCCTTTTGTATGCTCCCAATAATTTATACCTCCATTGGTAATATCCATCTTAAGCTCAACCTCCATACCGTTATACTCCCCACTTACATCTTTAAAGATGGTAAGAATTCTAAGTTTTTCTCCCTTGTCGTTATAGGTATAATCTAAGGTCTTACTACTTTTATCTTCATTGATATGCGTGACAGTTTTTACATCTCCACGCGTATTATAGATATAATTGACTTTATTTTTTAATATATCATTGTATAAGGTATATCCATCTAATGAATTACCCAGAACGTATGAATACTTACGACTTATTTCCTTCCTGTTGTTATCTTCATTCTTACCCTTTCCTCTATAATTAGTTATGGTCCAGTCGCGACGATTTGCCCCAGTATAGCTTATTTTATGATTGTTAATCAAGTAAGCTTTTTTCTTATCTATCGCTATATGAATTACCCGTGTTACGCGACCACTAATATCATAGGTATACTTATAGGTTTTTAAATAACCACTAGGCCTAAGGCTATTCTGCTGTAATTCAACCACTTTACCGAACTCGTCATAGTCTACATAGTAAGGCTGTTTTTTACTCTCAGAGTATACAACAGAGGTAATCTTGTTATCATTCCAGATAAACTCATAGCGCCCCTTAGAACCTGCCTTTATAATAAGACCATTTTTCCATACAAAGGCAAAAATCTCTCTATTAGAATAACCTGTTGTAGGAATCGCTATTCCTAATACTTTATCTTCGGAAGGACTTTTAATTTCTATATGCGGTTGGTGTATGACATATTCTGGGCGATAGGCGTGTATAGCTCTCAACAAGAGTACTACTTTCTCTACCACTTCAGACTGACTTAACTCTATAGTAGGTGGTACGGGCGCTACTTCTTGTGCGACAAGTGTTTGCTGTACAATCGTAACAGGCTGTGTATCTCCTGCATTATGTACCTCTTCGGTAAACACCTCGCGATGGCGTGTATCTGTACTATGGCTAGCGAGACGTTTCTCTAGCGCCTCTGCATTTTTAAGAAGTAGCTTTCCGTCTGCCTTATCATATTTATTATCTATGAGTAGTCGTGCAAACTGCTTCGCCTTTTCTGGCTGATCAAGGTAGTAATAGATTTTAGCAAGATTATAGTAACTCGCATAACGCACTTTACTTAGCTTTCTACCTTTACCCTGATAATCTTGTACTATTTGCTCAAGATAGGTGAGCTGTGGAGCTATCTTAGCAGCAATATCTGTCACGGTCTGATCGTATTTCATCGCCGTAAAAGCTCTCTTTATAGCCTCATAGGTTTCCTGATGTTTTATAAATTCTGGATGCTTCTTATTACCTAAGAACCAGAGTTGAGTTTTATCATTTCTTTTAATCACATACCCGTATCTGCGTGCCAGACCATCTATAAATGTAGAAGTAGCCACGGCGTAAAAATCATTAGAGGTCTTCGCTCTAAATTTAGGTCCCTCTCCATTCCAATAATCTATAGCGGCTTTAGAGGTCTTAAAGGAAGTGCGCTTATAGTTCTCGCGTTTTCCTAAGTTACTTACGTACCCTAGGTTTGGGTTAAGATTGTTTATCACCTTAAGACGTGCGCTCGTAGTGTAGGGCACGTGCAATGTGTAACTATAACTCGTTGAGATCACCTTACCGTCATCATCCTTTTTTTCATTCTTGATCTTTTCTGTAGTGACCTCACCATACTCTACGCGATTTATACGCATACTGATGTTTAAGGTAGCATCTGTATCTAGCTTTGTAAATCCCGCTATCATAGTCTGGTCATAAAGTTGGCTAGCTTTTATATCACTACGCATTGCATTTTCTACACGTACCGTATAGGTGCGTTGGGCATCATCTTTTATATACACCTGTGGCAGACTTACATACTCAGTATGTATGTAATTACGATCTAGGTTTGCGCTTTGTGAAGTAGCCTTTGAGATTGTAAATAAACATAATAATAGAGGGAGATAATAGTTCATTGCAGAGGTGTGTTGTAATTTTTATAAGTTCCAAAATTAGCTATTTCTCCCTAACGAACTGTGAGTTATACATTTAAAATTCACACTTATACGAACCTTAGATTGTAAATCTATCTTGTTAATAACTAAAAAGAGAACACTCGTGATTTAAATAGGAATATTTCCATAATTTTGGATTAATTCTATATTATGCAACGTACAATTATTCATTTTGATCTTGATACTTTCTTCGTTTCTTGTGAACGTAGGTTAGATAGTCGCCTTATGGGCAAACCTGTTATTGTAGGTGGTACTGGCGATCGAGGCGTGGTAAGCGCTGCAAGTTATGAAGCTCGCACCTATGGTGTACATAGTGCTATGCCCATTAAAGTAGCTAGACAATTATGCCCTAATGGTATTTACATACGAGGAAATGGCGGCACTTATTCAAAAATGTCTAAAGAAGTAACTCAAATTCTTCAAGAAGAACTGCCTGTTCTAGAAAAAGCAAGTGTAGATGAGTTTTATGGTGATCTCACTGGGATGGATAAGTTTTTTGGAGCCTACAAATATTCAAAAGAGCTTCGCCAGCGTATTATGCGAGAAACAGGTTTACCTATTTCCTTCGGGATGTCTCCTAACAAAACGGTATCAAAAGTAGCTACGGGAGAAGCTAAACCTAATAATGAGATTAAAATTGACCCTGGTTATGAGAAAGTATTTCTTGCACCATTATCTATCAAAAAAATTCCTTCAGTAGGACAAAAGACATTTACTCAGTTTTGTAATCTCGGTGTGCGCACGGTAGACCTTGTACAACAAATGCCTGTAGAAATGATGACATCTGTTTTTGGAAAAAATGGACGCATTATCTGGGAGCGTTGTAATGGTATTGATGACAGCCCTATTGTAGAGTATCACGAACGCAAATCTATCTCTAGTGAACGCACTTATGGTCAAGACACAATTGACATGGTGAAGTTACATACTACTATAACTGCCATGGCAGAAAATCTAGCTTTCCAACTACGGCGTGGTAATAAACTCACTTCTGTCGTAACATTAAAAATTAGATACTCAGATTTTCAAACATATTCAAAACAGATGCGTATCCCCTACACCGCTGCAGATCATGTTCTCATTCCCACAGTAATAGAACTTTTTAATAAGCTTAATAATCGTAGGATGCTTATTAGGTTAGTAGGTGTACGCTTTGGTGGTCTTACAGAGGGACATTATCAAATAGACCTTTTTGAGAATACTAACAAGACCGTAAATCTTTACAAAGCAATGGACGAACTAAGAAATAAATATGGCGATCATAGCGTGCGAAGAGCAAATACGATAGGTGAAGGATCCAGAACTATAGGAAATCAAGGTAATCCTTTTAACGGTGAACCTCCTATACTCTTAGCTCACAGACATCAGTAAAAAACACCTCTATTATTTATTTAAACCCCAAGACTAAATTCATGTATCTCAATAATCACTCTTATTTTAGTTTAAGATATGGAACAATTTCTGAGGAGGAATTACTAGACCTAGCGATACATGAAGGGTGTACTCATTTTGCACTTACAGATATTAATAATACATCTGGCTGTCTAAATTTTGTGCGTCGCGCAAAGGAAAAAAACATAAAACCTATCATAGGTGTCGATTTTAGAAACAATACGAAACAGTGCTACGTTGCACTCGCAATGAATAACCAAGGCTTCCTTGAAATAAACAACTACTTATCAAAACACTTACATAACAAAACTCCATTTCCTGATCAAGCTCCACATTTTGAAAATGTTGCAATTATTTATCCTTTTGAAAATGTAATGGAGCTAGGGAAAGTAACTTTCGCTAGTAATGAATATATAGGTGTGCGAGCAAAAGATATTTATAAGCTTAAATTTTCTTCTCTTAGTTCATTAACAAAAAAGTTAGTTATTCTCCATACAGTAAGCTTTCGCGATAAGCGAGATTTTAACACGCATCGTTTATTAAGAGCTATAGACACTAATGTATTACTTAGCACGCTAGCGCTTACAGATCAGGGAAGTCCTAATGACTTGATGTACTCACGAAAAGAGATTGCTCAGGTTTTTAAAGACTATCCATCACTTGTTGAGAATACCAATAACCTCTTACGAGAATGTAAGATCGATTTCAATTTTAGCAAAGATAAACCCTCACAAAACTTAACTAGACTATTAGAGAGTCCGGAAGCAGATTACAAAAAACTTCTCGAGCTTTGTGAGAAGGGATTAAAAGATCGTTATGAAGTTGTAGATAAGATAATCAAAGATCGATTAAAGAAAGAGCTTGATCTTATAAAGCAATTAGACTATGTTGCATTCTTTCTTATAAACTGGAAAATTATAGAATATGCTCGCAGCAAAGACTATTACTATGTAGGGAGAGGGAGTGGCGCAAACAGTATTGTGGCATACTTGTTACGTATTACAGATGTAGATCCTATTGAGCTTGATCTTTATTTTGAACGTTTTATGAATCTCTATAGAGCTACACCACCAGATTTTGATATTGATTTTTCTACTTGGGATCGTGAGGACATTACAGACTATATTTTTAAAGAGTTCAAAGGAAATAATCAAGTTGCACTGCTAGGATCTTATGTAACTTTTAAGCATAGCGGAGCTGTGAGAGAATTAGGAAAAGTTTTTGGCCTTCCTAAATATGAAATTGACAAGCTAAGCGATGGTCGCTATGATCCAAATAGTTTAGATGATATAAAAAAACTAGTTTTAAAATATGCGCAAGTATTGCATGGCAGACCTAACTATACGAGTATTCATGCTGCTGGCATATTGATTTCTAGTAAACCTATTCATTACTTTTCTGCTACAAATCTACCTCCTAAAGGATTTCCTACGGTTCAATTTGACATGCACATAGCAGAAGATGTTGGGCTTTATAAATTTGATATCCTAGGACAACGTGGTTTAGGTAAAATAAAAGATGCATTTGCAATTATAAAACAGAACAATCCTAGAGTTACACTTCCAGATATACACAACGCAAAACAGTTTTTTACAGATGATCGCATAAACGAGATGATCTCACAAGCAGACTGTATAGGCTGTTTTTATGTTGAATCTCCAGCTATGCGCATGCTACTAAAAAAGCTAGGTGTTCGCGATTATTTAACCCTTGTAGCCGCAAGCTCCATTATACGTCCTGGCGTATCAAAAAGTGGTATGATGCGCGAGTATATTTTACGTCACAAAGATCCTAAACGAGCAAAACAAAACGGACATCCAGTTTTACTGCGTATTATGCCAGACACTTATGGTGTCATGGTGTATCAAGAAGATGTTATTAAAGTAGCTCATCATTATGCTGGTTTAGATCTAGGTGAGGCAGATGTATTGAGACGAGGTATGAGTGGTAAGTATAGATCTCGAGAAGAGTTCCTACAGGTAAAAGAAAAGTTTAAGAACAATTGTCTTTCTAAAGGAGAGTCCATAGCAGTTGTAAATGAAGTATGGCGTCAGATAGAGAGCTTTGCTGGTTACGCTTTCGCGAAAGGTCATTCTGCTTCCTATGCTGTAGAATCCTATCAAAGTTTATATCTTAAATGTTATTTCCCTTTAGAATACATGGTAGCAACCATTAATAATGGAGGAGGTTTCTATAGAACAGAAACATATGTGCATGAAGCCAAAAAGAAAGGTGCAACTGTACATCCACCATGTATTAATACTAGCGATATTCAAACAACTATACATGGAAAAGATATTTATTTAGGATTTCAACATTTACAAACATTTGAAAAGAAAAATATAGTGTTGATTGTAAATGCTCGCATAGATGGACCATTTAAATCATTAGATGACTTCTTAGAGCGTGTTCCTATAAGTTTAGACCAGTTAGACCTACTTATAAGAGTAGAAGCTTTTAGAAGCATAAAAGATAATCAGCGTTCTCTATTATGGGAAGCTCATTATAAGAACAATGCTCGGCCATCAATACATAACCAAAAAGAGCTGTTCAAAGTATCAATCACTAACTTTAAATTACCTGAATTCTATATTCCAGATGTAGAAAAAGCATTTGATCAAATAGAAATTCTAAGTCTTTCATTGTACGACCCATTTATTTTACTTGAATCCAAACCCACGATAAAAATTTTAGCAAAGGACTTGTATCTCCATTTAAATAAAACGGTAGTGATTTATGGATATCTGGTTACAGCAAAGAATACAGGTACCTCAAATGGTAATCGCATGTGCTTTGGAACCTTCTTAGATTATAATGGTGATTGGATAGATACTGTTCATTTTCCACCTTCATTAAAGCAATACCCTATACAGGGTAAAGCAGTTTATAAGATAACCGGTAAAGTTGTAGCGGAGTTTGACTTTATGACAATTGAAGTAACAACATTAGAAAGACAACATTACAGATCTGACACTAAAACTACGGCGTTTTATAATCCCAAAGGGACCCCAAAAGAGAAGAACAATTACAGTCCCTTTAAGCTAATAAAATAAAGCCGGAGAATAACATTTGTAAGTTCTCATCCACACATAGTTTACAGTATTAAAGGCTAACCTTCCCTTGACTTTATGGCATAAAAAAAGCTCCAATACACTAGTTGTATTGGAGCCTTAAAAAGGCGGCGACCTACTCTCCCACGAGTGCAGTACCATCGGCGCTGACGGGCTTAACTTCTCTGTTCGAAATGGGAAGAGGTGAGCCCCGTCGCTATAACCACCTTAGTTTTAGCTTCGGTTATAGACTATAAGTTATAAGCGTTATGCTTATCTCTTAAGGTCTAATGCCTAAAGCGTGCATCTTTGATGCACAAATATCTTAACATAAAAGGAAGTAATTAAAGTAATACTTGAAGTATATGGTAATGGTAATCTTACTTATTTAAACTATTAAAAGAGTTTCCTCCTCCGCTATTGCTAGCGGAGGAAGTGTACATAAGCTTACGGGTTATTAGTACTACTCGGCTATGACATTACTGCCTTTACACCTATAGCCTATCAACGTGGTAGTCTCCCACGACCCTTTAAAGAAATCTCATCTTGTGGTGGGTTTCGCGCTTATATGCTTTCAGCGCTTATCCCTTCCCGACATAGCTACCCAGCAATGCTCCTGGCGGAACAACTGGTACACCAGCGGTCAGTCCAATCCGGTCCTCTCGTACTAGGATCAGATCCACTCAAATTTCTTGCGCCCACTGTAGATAGAGACCGAACTGTCTCACGACGTTCTGAACCCAGCTCGCGTGCCACTTTAATGGGCGAACAGCCCAACCCTTGGGACCTTCTCCAGCCCCAGGATGTGACGAGCCGACATCGAGGTGCCAAACCCCCCCGTCGATATGAGCTCTTGGGGGAGATCAGCCTGTTATCCCCGGCGTACCTTTTATCCTTTGAGCGATGGCCCTTCCATGCGGAACCACCGGATCACTATGCTCTACTTTCGTACCTGATCGACTTGTAGGTCTCTCAGTCAAGCTCCCTTATGCCATTGCACTCTACACACGATTGCCAACCGTATTGAGGGAACCTTTAGAAGCCTCCGTTACTCTTTTGGAGGCGACCACCCCAGTCAAACTACCCACCACGCACTGTTCTTCTAACAGAAGTTAGACTCCGAATAAGTAAAGGGTGGTATTTCAACAATGACTCCACCACGCCTAGCGACGCAGCTTCGATGTCTCCCACCTATCCTACACATTACTTATCCAAAGCCAATACGAAGCTATAGTAAAGGTGCACGGGGTCTTTTCGTCCCACAGCGGGTAACCGGCATCTTCACCGATACTACAATTTCACCGAGCTCATGGCCGAGACAGTGTCCAGATCGTTGCACCATTCGTGCAGGTCGGAACTTACCCGACAAGGAATTTCGCTACCTTAGGACCGTTATAGTTACGGCCGCCGTTTACCGGGGCTTCAATTCAGATCTTCGCCGAAGCTAAACCCTCCTCTTAACCTTCCGGCACCGGGCAGGTGTCAGGCCCTATACATCATCTTTCGATTTAGCAGAGCCCTGTGTTTTTGATAAACAGTCGCCTGGACCTCTTCACTGCGGCCCATCCGAAGATGGGCGACCCTTCTCCCGAAGTTACGGGTCGATTTTGCCTAGTTCCTTAGCCATGAATCTCTCGAGCACCTTAGAATTCTCATCCCAACCACCTGTGTCGGTTTACGGTACAGGCTGCTTCACTTGCTTTTCTTGGAACTCGATTTGCTGGATTATCACCTTGACCGTAGTCTCAGTGTACTATCGGAGAGTTACCTCTTCCTTCAACGCACAATTCCGTCTGTGCGCACCAACTTTTCGAATCCGTCGCTTTTAATGTGAGCAGGTACGGGAATATTAACCCGTTGTCCATCCACTACCCCGTTCGGGTTCGCGTTAGGCCCTGACTAACCCTCAGCTGATTAGCATAGCTGAGGAAACCTTGGTCTTTCGGTGTGCGGGTTTCTCGCCCGCATTATCGTTACTTATGCCTACATTTTCTTTTCTGTACGCTCCAGCATACCTCACAGTACACCTTCAACGCAAACAGAATGCTCCCCTACCGATCACTGCTCATGCAGGATCCCATAGCTTCGGTAGTATGTTTATGCCCGATTATTATCCATGCCGGATCGCTCGACTAGTGAGCTGTTACGCACTCTTTAAATGAATGGCTGCTTCCAAGCCAACATCCTAGCTGTCAAAGCAATCCAACCGCGTTTTTTCAACTTAACATACATTTGGGGACCTTAGCTGATGGTCTGGGTTCTTTCCCTCTCGGACATGGACCTTAGCACCCATGCCCTCACTGCTGATTAACATTTTATAGCATTCGGAGTTTGTCAGGAATTGGTAGGCGGTGAAGCCCCCGCATCCAATCAGTAGCTCTACCTCTATAAAACTATAAATCAACGCTGCACCTAAATGCATTTCGGGGAGTACGAGCTATTTCCGAGTTTGATTGGCCTTTCACCCCTACCCTCAGGTCATCCCAAGACTTTTCAACGTCAACGGGTTCGGTCCTCCACTTTGGGTTAACAAAGCTTCAACCTGCCCAAGGGTAGATCACACGGTTTCGCGTCTACTCAAACTAACTAAATCGCCCTATTCAGACTC
The genomic region above belongs to Dokdonia sp. Dokd-P16 and contains:
- a CDS encoding DNA polymerase III subunit alpha, translating into MYLNNHSYFSLRYGTISEEELLDLAIHEGCTHFALTDINNTSGCLNFVRRAKEKNIKPIIGVDFRNNTKQCYVALAMNNQGFLEINNYLSKHLHNKTPFPDQAPHFENVAIIYPFENVMELGKVTFASNEYIGVRAKDIYKLKFSSLSSLTKKLVILHTVSFRDKRDFNTHRLLRAIDTNVLLSTLALTDQGSPNDLMYSRKEIAQVFKDYPSLVENTNNLLRECKIDFNFSKDKPSQNLTRLLESPEADYKKLLELCEKGLKDRYEVVDKIIKDRLKKELDLIKQLDYVAFFLINWKIIEYARSKDYYYVGRGSGANSIVAYLLRITDVDPIELDLYFERFMNLYRATPPDFDIDFSTWDREDITDYIFKEFKGNNQVALLGSYVTFKHSGAVRELGKVFGLPKYEIDKLSDGRYDPNSLDDIKKLVLKYAQVLHGRPNYTSIHAAGILISSKPIHYFSATNLPPKGFPTVQFDMHIAEDVGLYKFDILGQRGLGKIKDAFAIIKQNNPRVTLPDIHNAKQFFTDDRINEMISQADCIGCFYVESPAMRMLLKKLGVRDYLTLVAASSIIRPGVSKSGMMREYILRHKDPKRAKQNGHPVLLRIMPDTYGVMVYQEDVIKVAHHYAGLDLGEADVLRRGMSGKYRSREEFLQVKEKFKNNCLSKGESIAVVNEVWRQIESFAGYAFAKGHSASYAVESYQSLYLKCYFPLEYMVATINNGGGFYRTETYVHEAKKKGATVHPPCINTSDIQTTIHGKDIYLGFQHLQTFEKKNIVLIVNARIDGPFKSLDDFLERVPISLDQLDLLIRVEAFRSIKDNQRSLLWEAHYKNNARPSIHNQKELFKVSITNFKLPEFYIPDVEKAFDQIEILSLSLYDPFILLESKPTIKILAKDLYLHLNKTVVIYGYLVTAKNTGTSNGNRMCFGTFLDYNGDWIDTVHFPPSLKQYPIQGKAVYKITGKVVAEFDFMTIEVTTLERQHYRSDTKTTAFYNPKGTPKEKNNYSPFKLIK
- the dinB gene encoding DNA polymerase IV gives rise to the protein MQRTIIHFDLDTFFVSCERRLDSRLMGKPVIVGGTGDRGVVSAASYEARTYGVHSAMPIKVARQLCPNGIYIRGNGGTYSKMSKEVTQILQEELPVLEKASVDEFYGDLTGMDKFFGAYKYSKELRQRIMRETGLPISFGMSPNKTVSKVATGEAKPNNEIKIDPGYEKVFLAPLSIKKIPSVGQKTFTQFCNLGVRTVDLVQQMPVEMMTSVFGKNGRIIWERCNGIDDSPIVEYHERKSISSERTYGQDTIDMVKLHTTITAMAENLAFQLRRGNKLTSVVTLKIRYSDFQTYSKQMRIPYTAADHVLIPTVIELFNKLNNRRMLIRLVGVRFGGLTEGHYQIDLFENTNKTVNLYKAMDELRNKYGDHSVRRANTIGEGSRTIGNQGNPFNGEPPILLAHRHQ